CCAGAAGAAGCAGCCCCGGTCCCGCTCCTTGAGCCGAAGGAGGGGATCCCGCCCGTCGTGGCGGACGAGCAGGCGCTGGCCGCGACGATCGCCGCCTTCGCTGCGGGCACCGGACCGGTCGCCGTCGACGCCGAGCGGGCCTCCGGCTACCGCTACGGGCAGCGCGCCTACCTCATCCAGCTGCGCCGCGCCGGCTCCGGCTCCGCTCTGATCGACCCGATCGCCTGCCCCGACCTGAGCGCTCTCGGCGCCGCCCTCCAGGACGCCGAATGGGTGGTGCACGCAGCCACCCAGGACCTGCCCTGCCTGGCCGAGGTCGGCATGAGACCCCGACGGCTGTTCGACACCGAGCTGGCCGGGCGGATCGCCGGCTTCGCCCGGGTCGGCCTCGGGCCGATGACCGAGAACGTGCTCGGGCTGAGTCTGGCGAAGGAGCACTCGGCGGTCGACTGGTCCACCCGCCCGCTGCCCGAGCCCTGGCTGCGCTACGCCGCTCTGGACGTCGAGGTGCTGGTCGAGCTGCGCGACGCACTCGAACAGGAGCTGGACGCCCAGGGCAAGCTCGACTGGGCCCTGGAGGAGTTCGCCGCGATCGCGGCCGCGCCCCGGCCGGCCCCGCGCACCGACCCGTGGCGGCGTACCTCGCAGCTGCACAAGGTCCGTCGGCGCCGTCAGCTGGCCGTGGTGCGCGAGCTGTGGCTGGCCCGGGACCGGATGGCGCAGGAGCGCGACGTCTCCCCCGGCCGGGTGCTCTCGGACGCCGCGATCGTCAACGCCGCCCTGGCCATGCCGCTGAACACCGCCGCCCTGCAGGCCGTCCAGGGCTTCGGCCCGCGGGTGCACCGGCGCCAGCTGGAGCAGTGGCTGGCGGCCGTGCAGCGCGGCCGGGAGATCCCGGAGAACCAGCTGCCGCCGGCCGCCGCGCCGCACGACGGGCCGCCCCCGCCCCGGGCCTGGGCCGAGAAGGACCCGGTGGCCGCCGCCCGGCTCTCCGGTGCGCGCAGCGCGGTCAGCGAGCTGGCGGAGCGGCACCACCTGCCGGCCGAGAACCTGATCACCCCGGACCTGGTCCGGCGGGTGTCCTGGGAGCCGCCGGCGGACCGGAGCGCCGAAGGCGTGGCCGCCGCGCTGCGCCGGCTCGGCGCCCGGCAGTGGCAGGTGGACCTGGTGGCGCCGGTGCTGGCCGCCGCGTTCGCTGCGGCCGCGACCGCGGCCGCGAACCAGGACTGATGCCAGGCTGACCGGGACTGAACCCGGCAGGGCCTCCGAAGGGGATGCCGTCCGTGCGGACGGCATCCCCTTCGTCGTCCCGGAGGAGCGTTCCTGGTCGGACGTGGCGCGGGACACACGGGGGGAACCCTCCGAGGGGCCTGGGCAGGTTGGTTACCGACCGGTAGCATGACGGTGAAGCGGCGCCGCTCGGGTCTTCGACGGCGGCAGCCTGCCCACCTCGAAATGTTGGTCCCTGGGAGGAGAGCCCCCGTGCCTCGTACCGCGAGGGACGTCGTCTTCGTCGATGGCGTCCGCACCCCGTTCGGCAAGGCCGGCCCGAAGGGCATCTACCACGAGACGCGCGCCGACGACCTCGTCGTCAAGTGCATCCGGGAGCTCGTGCGCCGTAACCCGAACCTGCCCGTCGAGCGCATCGACGAGGTCGCCGTCGCGGCCACCACGCAGATCGGCGACCAGGGTCTGACCATCGGGCGCACCGCCGCTCTGCTGGCCGGCCTGCCGAAGTCCGTGCCCGGCTACGCGATCGACCGCATGTGCGCCGGCGCGCTGACCGCCGTGACCACCACCGCCGGCGGCATCGCCTTCGGCGCCTACGACATCGTCGTGGCCGGTGGCGTCGAGCACATGGGCCGTCACCCCATGGGCGAGGGCGTCGACCCGAACCCGCGCTTCGTCTCCGAGAAGCTGGTCGACGAGTCCGCCCTGTTCATGGGCATGACCGCGGAGAACCTGCACGACCGGTTCCCGCACATCACCAAGGAGCGCTGCGACGCCTACGCCGTGCGCTCCCAGGAGAAGGCCGCCAAGGCGTACGCCAACGGCGACATCCAGCCCGACCTGGTGCCGATCTCGATCCGCAACACCAACCCCGAGGTCGGCGAGACCGGCTGGGGCCTGGCCACCGTGGACGAGCCGCTGCGCCCGGGCACCACGATGGAGAGCCTGGCCGGTCTGAAGACCCCGTTCCGTCCGCACGGCAACATCACCGCGGGCAACTCGGCCGGTCTGAACGACGGTGCCACCGCCTCGCTGCTGGCCGCCGAGGACGTCGCCGAGGAGCTCGGCCTCCCGGTCAAGATGCGCCTGGTCTCCTACGCCTTCGCCGGCGTCGAGCCCGAGGTCATGGGCATCGGCCCGGTCCCGGCCACCGAGAAGGCGCTGGCCAAGGCCGGCCTGACCATCGACGACATCGGTGCCTTCGAGGTCAACGAGGCCTTCGCCGTCCAGGTGCTGGCCTTCCTCGACCACTACGGCATCGCGGACGACGACGAGCGGGTCAACCCGTACGGCGGCGCGATCGCCTTCGGCCACCCGCTGGCCTCCTCCGGCGTGCGCCTGATGAACCAGCTGGCCCGCCGCTTCGAGCAGCGCCCGGACGTCCGCTACGGCCTCACCACGATGTGCATCGGCTTCGGCATGGGCGGCACCATCGTCTGGGAGAACCCGCACTTCGAGGGTGGTAAGTGAGCATGACCAACACCACTGAGCTCCTGCAGCACGGCGCCGAGCTGTTCCCGGGCGAGGTCGTCACGACCGCGCACGTGCGCCACCTGGACCTGCCGCTGCAGGCCGGCAAGCTGGCCCTGATCACCCTGGACAACGGCTTCGACCACACCAAGCCGACCACCTTCGGCCCGGGCTCGCTGCTCAAGCTGTCCGAGGCGCTGGACCAGGTCGAGGCCGAGGCCGCCGAGGGCAAGATCGTCGGCGCCGCGATCACCGGCAAGCCGTTCATCTTCGCGGTCGGCGCCGACCTCAAGGGCGTCGAGCTGCTGAAGCAGCACGAGGACGCGCTGGCGATCGGCAAGGGCGGCCACGAGGTCTTCAAGCGGATCGCCGCGCTGCCCGTCCCCACCTTCGCCTTCTACAACGGCGCGGCGATGGGCGGCGGCGTCGAGGTCGGCCTGCACGCCACCTACCGCACGGTCAGCGCGGGCGTCCCGGCCTTCTCGCTGCCGGAGGTCTTCCTGGGCCTCGTGCCCGGCTGGGGCGGCTGCACCATCCTGCCGAACCTGATCGGCCCCTCGAAGGCGATCAAGGTCATCATCGAGAACTCGATGAACCAGAACAAGCAGCTCAAGGGCAAGGAGGTGTTCGAGCTCGGCATCGCGGACGCGATCTTCGAGCCGGCCGACTTCCTGGAGCAGTCGCTGCTGTGGGCCGCCAAGGTCCTCAAGGGCGACGTCGTCGTCGAGCGCGAGGCGATCGACCGCGGCAAGGCCTGGGACGACGCCGTCGCCTGGGGCCGTCTGGTCGCCGACGCCAAGGTGCACGGGGCCGCTCCGGCCGCGTACAAGGCGCTGGACATCATCGCCCTGGTCAAGGACGCCGACCTCGCCGAGAAGGGCAGCCTGCAGGCCGGCTTCGACGCCGAGGACGCGGCCCTGGCCGACCTCATCATGAGCGGCGAGCTGCGCAGCGGCATCTACGCCTTCAACCTGGTGCAGCGCCGGGCCAAGCGCCCGGTCGGTGCGCCGGACAAGTCGCTGGCCCGCCCGGTCTCCAAGGTCGGCGTCGTCGGTGCCGGTCTGATGGCCTCGCAGCTGGCGCTGCTGTTCGCCCGCCGTCTGGAGGTGCCGGTGGTCCTCACCGACATCGACCAGGAGCGCATCGACAAGGGCGTCGGCTACGTCCACGCCGAGATCGACAAGCTGCTCTCCAAGGGCCGCATCGGCAGCGACAAGGCCAACCGCCTCAAGGGCCTGGTCTCCGGCTCGCTCGACAAGGCCGTCGCCTTCGGCGACGCGGACTTCGTCATCGAGGCCGTGTTCGAGGAGATGGGCGTCAAGCAGACCGTCTTCGCGGACCTGGAGAACGTGGTCTCGCCGACCTGTGTGCTGGCGACCAACACCTCCTCGCTGTCGGTCACCGAGATGGCCTCCAAGCTGAAGCACCCCGAGCGGGTCGTCGGCTTCCACTTCTTCAACCCGGTCGCGATCCTGCCGCTGCTGGAGATCGTCCGCGGCGACAAGACCGACGACGCGTCGCTGGCCACCGCCTTCGCCGTGTCGAAGAAGCTGAAGAAGACCTCGGTGCTCTGCAAGGACGCCCCGGCGTTCGTGGTGAACCGGATCCTGACCCGCTTCATGGGCGAGATCCAGGGCATCATCGACGAGGGCACCCCGATCGCCGACGTCGAGAAGGCCGTCGAGCCGCTCGGCCTGCCGATGTCCCCGATCGTGCTGCTGGAGCTGGTCGGTCCGGCCATCGCGCTGCACGTGTCGGAGACCCTGCACGGCGCCTTCCCGGAGCGGTTCACCGTCTCCGAGAACCTCGCCAAGGTGGTCAAGGCCGGCAAGCGCGGCTTCTACACCTGGGTGGACGGGCAGCAGGTCCTCGACCCCGAGGTGCTGGCGCTGCTGACCTTCGGCGACTCGGTGCTCACCGAGGAGCAGGTCCGCGCCCGTGCCCTGGACGCCGTCGCGCAGGAGATCGGCCTGATGCTGGAGGAGGGTGTCGTCGCCGAGGCGCAGGACATCGACCTCTGCATGATCACCGGTGCCGGCTGGCCCTTCCACCTGGGCGGGATCACCCCGTACCTGGACCGTGAGGGCGTCTCGGAGCGGGTGAACGGCAAGCCGTTCCTGGCCCCCGGCGTGGCCTCGGTGCCCGCGTAGGGCGTAGCTCCGTGAAACGCGGGAGCCCCGGTGACCTGGTGGTCACCGGGGCTCCTTCGTGTGTACGGGCGCCTCTTCAGGAGGGGCGCGCGTAGGGACGTTCAGTGCTTGAGGCGGTAGACCACGGTGTCGGCGAAGACGCCGACCATCTCGTAGTGGGTGTCCAGCAGGTTCTCGATCCGGGGGACCATGACCGGCTGGTACGGGGCGATGCCGGAGTCGTCGACGACGACCTCGGGCAGACCGTTGGCCAGCTCCTTGTCGAAGGTCTGCCAGGCGTTGGAGACGCTGAACTGCTCGCCCACGTTCTGGCTGCCGTCCTTGCCGCCGCTGTAGTTGGTGAGGAAGCCGGCGGTCAGGTAGCGGGTGGCGGGCTTGCGGCCGGCCAGCCAATACAGCTCGGGGTGCATGCCCCAGACCAGCACGGTGTCCTTGGGGGTGGTCTGCGCGGCGACGGCGGTGGCGACCTCGGTGGTGCGGTTGAGCCGCTCCCCCGGCCAGGCCAGCGCCAGGCCCCAGAACACCGTGGCGGCCACCGTGGTGTACACCAGGACGGGCTTCCAGCGGATCGCCGAGGTGGCAACCGCCCCGGTGCCCAGCAGCACCAGCGGCGGGATCAGCTGCAGGTAGTAGTGGCCGAAGAAGTGGAAGCCGACGCTGACCGCGACGACCGAGGAGAGCAGCCACACCCACAGGTCGGTGGTCGAGCCGTGCTCCTCGCCGGCCACCGGCAGCGGGCGGTGGCGGTGCTTGAGCCAGAGCCGGCGTCCGACCGGGTAGAGGAAGCCCAGGCCGGCCGCGGCCAGGATGGCCGAGTTGCCCAGAGCGCGGCCGATCATCTGCAGCCAGGCGCCGCCGAAGGTGGCGTAGTCGCCGCTGCCGGTGACCACCCAGAAGAGGAAGCCCTTGGGCTTGGTGAGGATCACCGCGACCAGCGCTATCGGCAGGGTGAAGCCGAAGCCGATCTTGAACAGCGCGGGCGGCCAGCGCACCCCGCGTCGGCGGGCGTCCTGGAACAACATCCAGAGCACCGGCAGCAGCACCGCGCCGCCGGTCTGCTTGGTCAGCGAGCAGAGCGCCACCGCGATGCCCGCCGCCAGCCAGCGGCGCCGCTCGGCGTACCGGAAGGCGGCCACCATGGCGGGCAGCATGAAGACCTCGAAGGTCGCCGCCTGGGTGTCCTCCGGGGAGAGCCCGATGGAGACCAGCAGGTAGAGCAGTCCCGCGCCGGCGCCGGCCCGGTTGCCCCAGCGGCCGCGGGCGATCGAGGCCAGCAAGATCGCGGTGACCAGGTGGGCCACCACGGCCAGGGTGCGCAGCGGCCAGAGCGAGGCGGAGCCGAAGACCGCGAAGCAGGCCTGGTAGAGCCAGGGAAGC
The genomic region above belongs to Streptomyces sp. 1331.2 and contains:
- a CDS encoding HRDC domain-containing protein, producing the protein MTDAVAAIPEEAAPVPLLEPKEGIPPVVADEQALAATIAAFAAGTGPVAVDAERASGYRYGQRAYLIQLRRAGSGSALIDPIACPDLSALGAALQDAEWVVHAATQDLPCLAEVGMRPRRLFDTELAGRIAGFARVGLGPMTENVLGLSLAKEHSAVDWSTRPLPEPWLRYAALDVEVLVELRDALEQELDAQGKLDWALEEFAAIAAAPRPAPRTDPWRRTSQLHKVRRRRQLAVVRELWLARDRMAQERDVSPGRVLSDAAIVNAALAMPLNTAALQAVQGFGPRVHRRQLEQWLAAVQRGREIPENQLPPAAAPHDGPPPPRAWAEKDPVAAARLSGARSAVSELAERHHLPAENLITPDLVRRVSWEPPADRSAEGVAAALRRLGARQWQVDLVAPVLAAAFAAAATAAANQD
- a CDS encoding thiolase family protein, whose product is MPRTARDVVFVDGVRTPFGKAGPKGIYHETRADDLVVKCIRELVRRNPNLPVERIDEVAVAATTQIGDQGLTIGRTAALLAGLPKSVPGYAIDRMCAGALTAVTTTAGGIAFGAYDIVVAGGVEHMGRHPMGEGVDPNPRFVSEKLVDESALFMGMTAENLHDRFPHITKERCDAYAVRSQEKAAKAYANGDIQPDLVPISIRNTNPEVGETGWGLATVDEPLRPGTTMESLAGLKTPFRPHGNITAGNSAGLNDGATASLLAAEDVAEELGLPVKMRLVSYAFAGVEPEVMGIGPVPATEKALAKAGLTIDDIGAFEVNEAFAVQVLAFLDHYGIADDDERVNPYGGAIAFGHPLASSGVRLMNQLARRFEQRPDVRYGLTTMCIGFGMGGTIVWENPHFEGGK
- a CDS encoding 3-hydroxyacyl-CoA dehydrogenase NAD-binding domain-containing protein: MTNTTELLQHGAELFPGEVVTTAHVRHLDLPLQAGKLALITLDNGFDHTKPTTFGPGSLLKLSEALDQVEAEAAEGKIVGAAITGKPFIFAVGADLKGVELLKQHEDALAIGKGGHEVFKRIAALPVPTFAFYNGAAMGGGVEVGLHATYRTVSAGVPAFSLPEVFLGLVPGWGGCTILPNLIGPSKAIKVIIENSMNQNKQLKGKEVFELGIADAIFEPADFLEQSLLWAAKVLKGDVVVEREAIDRGKAWDDAVAWGRLVADAKVHGAAPAAYKALDIIALVKDADLAEKGSLQAGFDAEDAALADLIMSGELRSGIYAFNLVQRRAKRPVGAPDKSLARPVSKVGVVGAGLMASQLALLFARRLEVPVVLTDIDQERIDKGVGYVHAEIDKLLSKGRIGSDKANRLKGLVSGSLDKAVAFGDADFVIEAVFEEMGVKQTVFADLENVVSPTCVLATNTSSLSVTEMASKLKHPERVVGFHFFNPVAILPLLEIVRGDKTDDASLATAFAVSKKLKKTSVLCKDAPAFVVNRILTRFMGEIQGIIDEGTPIADVEKAVEPLGLPMSPIVLLELVGPAIALHVSETLHGAFPERFTVSENLAKVVKAGKRGFYTWVDGQQVLDPEVLALLTFGDSVLTEEQVRARALDAVAQEIGLMLEEGVVAEAQDIDLCMITGAGWPFHLGGITPYLDREGVSERVNGKPFLAPGVASVPA
- a CDS encoding ArnT family glycosyltransferase, encoding MPTPTRLRLAGLADRLPERVRTHVRTGYWTRLVPVLTLVALLTHIPSFARPVWSPDEGFLATQARMLADGGVLYDTVVDRKPPLLPWLYQACFAVFGSASLWPLRTLAVVAHLVTAILLASIARGRWGNRAGAGAGLLYLLVSIGLSPEDTQAATFEVFMLPAMVAAFRYAERRRWLAAGIAVALCSLTKQTGGAVLLPVLWMLFQDARRRGVRWPPALFKIGFGFTLPIALVAVILTKPKGFLFWVVTGSGDYATFGGAWLQMIGRALGNSAILAAAGLGFLYPVGRRLWLKHRHRPLPVAGEEHGSTTDLWVWLLSSVVAVSVGFHFFGHYYLQLIPPLVLLGTGAVATSAIRWKPVLVYTTVAATVFWGLALAWPGERLNRTTEVATAVAAQTTPKDTVLVWGMHPELYWLAGRKPATRYLTAGFLTNYSGGKDGSQNVGEQFSVSNAWQTFDKELANGLPEVVVDDSGIAPYQPVMVPRIENLLDTHYEMVGVFADTVVYRLKH